CTTGGCCGCCATGGACTTAAAGAACCTGGGCCAGTCACTTCGGTTGCCGCGCGTGGTCTACAAGAACAGCCGGCTGTTTCTGTCGCTGCCCACGACCGACGCGGATCCCCACTTCTACGAGCACATCTTCCATCCTCTTCTCAAGTCAGTCGCCGCGCTCGACCAGCGATACGTAATAAAGGAATCCTCCAGCGGTAAGACGCGGGTCATCATTCAGGACGTTGACGCACTCGCCAACGCGCTCGGCCTGCTTGGTAGGATCGTCGCCACCGTCGCGACACCCGAGGTGGAAGCACCCGCGTAGTCGCTCGTGCGCCCAACACCCCGCGGATGGCGAATATCTACTTGTACCGCGTTGCAACCGCCGCGGCTTCGCGCTTCACCAGCTTCCGCAATTCCTGAGGCGCTCTCGCCTCGGCGTGCACTCCGAAACGAAGCAGCCACTGCGCCAGATACGACAGGTTCTCGAAACCGAAACGCACAACCACTCCGCCATCTTTCGCTGTCTCCTTCTGGATACGAGCCGGCACCGTACGCTTGGCATGACCGGCCACCTCCTTGTCGAAGAAGATCTCGACCATCTGTTCCTCCGCCGCACCCAGTTCCTGGATGTACGTCTGCAAATCAAAATCATCGGGCGGCGTGAATCGCTTCATGCTGCCTACGTGCATGCTCTCAATTCGATCGAGACGAAAGTTGCGCACCTCCTTACGAAGGTGGTCAAACGCGATCAGGTTCCAGTGGTCCGTGAAGTAGATGAGTGCGAGTGGATCTACCGTCCGCCGCGTCAATTCATCACGGCTCGGCACGAAATATTCCATCGACACCGTGCGCCGATCGGTCACGGCATGACTCAGCTCGTGCCACCGTCCTTCCTCTTCGTCACCGGGCTTTGCCGTGTTGAGCCAGTACGGATCCAGTACGATCCGCGCTTTCAGATTGTCGATATGATGCTTTGTCTCCGGAGGCAGCACGGCGACGATCTTCAACTCGACATGATCGGCGTTCTTGCGGAGCGACAGATCGGACTGGAGTTTCATGAACTCGATCCCGATCAAAAGGGTGGAAGCCTCGCGTGCCGTAAGCATCAAGGGCGGAAGCTGGTATCCTTCCAGTATCTCGTATCCACCCGAATCAGCGAACGTCAGCGGGACGCCTGATTCACCTAGCACACGCAGATCACGGAAGATCGTCCGGCGGCTCACGTCGAAATACTCGGCGAGGTCGCGCGACGTCATGTTCGGCTTCGACTGCAGCAAAAGCACGAGCTCGAACAGTCGGTCCGTGCGATTCTTTCGACGCTCCTTGTGACTCATTCTGCTGAGGCCGTGACAGTGACGATAGCCTTACCGACAAACTCCGGGATCGACACGACGTCTGCAAGCGGAATGCAATGAACCTGTACACCCGGATGTCGATTCTGAAGTGCACCGATCTCCGCTGTCAAATCTCCTCCCTTAAGGCACACGAGACCGGGCGCCCAGCAGTCCGCAGACGTATCGACGATCGGGTCCGCCACGCGCACGTGCCAGTCCCAGAGATTGGAAAGGGGAGCGGTTGCCCTCGACACCGAATACTGAGCCGTCTCGTCAAACTCTTCTGCCCGGGATTGCAGCGCCTCAATGTTGTCGAGTTCCAGTCGCCGGATGACCGCGCGAACAGCCATCACTTTACGGCCCACTGCGTCCACCGCCAGAAACCGGACGTCGGGGAACGCGATTGCCAGTGGAATTGCCGGAAGGCCGCCGCCTGTGCCCCAGTCCACGACCCGGGCGCCTGGCGGAAACGGCTTCCACGCCAAGCACAGGGAATGAAGGATATGTCGGGTCCAGCGATCCTTTCCGGTCTCACGCGAGATCAGATTCACGCGCTGGTTGAACTGACCGAGCAACACATCATACTCCTTCAGCAACGCGATCCGGTCGCTCGAAAGTGCGGCCAGCGGATCCCAGGCTTTCGGTTCGCTGCGCGCATGAGGTGTGGAGGTCATGGTGTCGGTGATTCGGTGCGCGGCCGACTGCCGTTTCGTTTGAGCAACACCATCAGCACCGAAATATCGGCCGGGCTGACGCCGCTCACCCTCGACGCCTGGCCGAGATTCTCTGGCTGGATCTTCGTGAGCTTCTCGCGCGCCTCCATCGTGATGTTGCCGATGGTCTCATAGTCGAAATCGGTGGGAATAGGCCAGGATTCCAGCTGCGACATCTTCTGGACCATGTCGTTCTCGCGCTCCAGATAGCCGGCGTACTTGAGATCGACTTCGACCCCGGTGACGACCGACGCCATCCCGGGCCCATCCTTCAACACGTCGCCCGTGATTCCGGCGTGGTCGAGGAGATCGCCAAGCGATACCTGCGGCCGCAGCGCCAGGCGATGCAGCTTGAGCGGCAAATCGATGGGGGAGGTGCCGACGTGTTCCAGATAGCCGTTGACCTGTTCGGGTCGCACTGTCGTCGTCTCGACCGCATTGCGAGTAGCCTCAAGCGCTGCACGGCGCGCCAGCATCCGCTCGTAGCGGTCGCGCTTCGCCAGACCAAGCCTGAAACCGGGTTCCGTAAGCCTCAGGTCTGCATTGTCCTGCCGCAGCAGCATGCGGTGCTCGGCGCGCGACGTAAACATCCTGTACGGCTCTTCCGTCCCCTTCGCGACCAGATCGTCGATCAAGACGCCGATATAGGCCTCGGAACGTTTCAGAACGATCGGTTCGTTTCCCCGGATCTGCTGGACAGCGTTGACGCCGGCC
Above is a genomic segment from Rhodothermales bacterium containing:
- the rsmG gene encoding 16S rRNA (guanine(527)-N(7))-methyltransferase RsmG, producing the protein MTSTPHARSEPKAWDPLAALSSDRIALLKEYDVLLGQFNQRVNLISRETGKDRWTRHILHSLCLAWKPFPPGARVVDWGTGGGLPAIPLAIAFPDVRFLAVDAVGRKVMAVRAVIRRLELDNIEALQSRAEEFDETAQYSVSRATAPLSNLWDWHVRVADPIVDTSADCWAPGLVCLKGGDLTAEIGALQNRHPGVQVHCIPLADVVSIPEFVGKAIVTVTASAE
- a CDS encoding YafY family transcriptional regulator — encoded protein: MSHKERRKNRTDRLFELVLLLQSKPNMTSRDLAEYFDVSRRTIFRDLRVLGESGVPLTFADSGGYEILEGYQLPPLMLTAREASTLLIGIEFMKLQSDLSLRKNADHVELKIVAVLPPETKHHIDNLKARIVLDPYWLNTAKPGDEEEGRWHELSHAVTDRRTVSMEYFVPSRDELTRRTVDPLALIYFTDHWNLIAFDHLRKEVRNFRLDRIESMHVGSMKRFTPPDDFDLQTYIQELGAAEEQMVEIFFDKEVAGHAKRTVPARIQKETAKDGGVVVRFGFENLSYLAQWLLRFGVHAEARAPQELRKLVKREAAAVATRYK